A window from bacterium encodes these proteins:
- a CDS encoding acetyltransferase: MIEIRKSRSSDGERAVEIWRRAVDATHDFLSSQDREAIDEMVCGFLPQAPLWLAVDDNDYPLAFMFIEDGHMQALFVDPAYRGTGIGAALVRHGLTLHPQMTTDVNEQNGQAVGFYEKMGFKQIGRSPVDDQGRPYPLIHLEYRS; the protein is encoded by the coding sequence ATGATTGAAATTAGAAAATCTCGTTCCAGTGATGGTGAGCGCGCAGTTGAAATTTGGCGGCGTGCGGTTGATGCTACGCATGATTTTTTGTCATCTCAGGACCGAGAAGCTATCGACGAGATGGTGTGTGGCTTTCTACCCCAGGCGCCGCTTTGGCTTGCTGTAGATGACAATGACTATCCGTTGGCCTTCATGTTCATCGAAGACGGGCATATGCAAGCACTATTCGTTGACCCTGCTTACCGGGGAACTGGCATCGGGGCTGCGCTAGTGCGTCATGGCCTCACGCTTCATCCTCAGATGACGACCGACGTTAATGAACAGAACGGTCAAGCCGTTGGTTTCTATGAGAAAATGGGCTTCAAGCAAATTGGTCGCTCGCCAGTTGATGACCAAGGCCGGCCCTATCCGCTGATACATCTTGAGTATCGAAGCTAA
- a CDS encoding LysE family transporter, which translates to MSGWLLLDGLDWTSFLKGAVIGLSVAAPVGPIGLLCIRRTLTQGRRVGFVSGLGATGADTLYGLVAALGLSSVSGWLLGMRPWLHLLGALFLIVLGWRTLQSSPATKAATLAQEQYMGAFATTFLLTISNPMTILSFAAVFAGMGLGSMSERGAGLLLVAGVCVGSALWWLLLSVGVGMLAERLDMKILRWTNRLSGLIILSLGLLALVTLRF; encoded by the coding sequence TTCCTGAAGGGGGCAGTGATTGGACTTTCAGTTGCTGCCCCTGTAGGGCCGATCGGATTGCTTTGTATTCGTAGGACTCTTACTCAGGGGCGTCGGGTCGGCTTTGTCTCAGGCCTTGGAGCGACGGGCGCGGATACCCTTTACGGTTTGGTGGCGGCCCTCGGGCTTTCCTCTGTGTCTGGATGGCTGCTGGGGATGAGGCCTTGGCTGCACTTGCTTGGCGCTCTCTTTCTCATCGTTCTTGGCTGGCGTACCCTGCAGTCGTCTCCTGCAACAAAGGCTGCAACTCTGGCCCAGGAGCAGTATATGGGCGCTTTCGCAACGACCTTTCTACTTACGATCTCGAACCCGATGACCATCCTTTCCTTTGCGGCCGTTTTTGCCGGGATGGGCCTCGGCTCAATGAGTGAACGGGGGGCAGGTCTCTTGCTTGTGGCAGGGGTGTGTGTTGGATCGGCACTATGGTGGCTCTTGTTGAGCGTTGGGGTTGGGATGCTCGCTGAGCGACTCGACATGAAGATTCTTCGCTGGACCAATCGGCTGTCAGGCCTGATCATTCTCAGCTTGGGACTCTTGGCCTTGGTAACGCTACGTTTTTGA